The genomic stretch AGTAATCGCTCCCATTCCTCTAAAGTTTAAAGATCTCTAAAAACCTTTCTATAATCTCTTTTCTCTCAGTTTCCGTCCTCTGGTTTCTTAAGATATAAAAAATATTTATTAATGTAATTGGAGATGTATAACTAATCAGCTTATTATCTACTGAAAGCTCCATTATACGCTGTGCCGAAGAATGTCCTTCCCTTTCTTCTATTAGATAATCTAATAATATATTTATATCCAAAAAAACTTTATATATTGAATTTTTCAATTCTTGCATAAATTTTATCCCCTTCATCAACATTATGCAAACCACGTTTCAA from Bacillota bacterium encodes the following:
- a CDS encoding type II toxin-antitoxin system VapC family toxin — protein: MQELKNSIYKVFLDINILLDYLIEEREGHSSAQRIMELSVDNKLISYTSPITLINIFYILRNQRTETERKEIIERFLEIFKL